The nucleotide window AGCGGGGGACGTTGATGCTGGCCTGGGAGCAGGCCTCGATCATGCGCGTGCCGCGGGGAAACTGGTGCCAAACGCCGTCAATCTGGACGTTGACCATGCCCTTTTCGGCGGCAAGGTCCTTGGGCAGCTTCTTTTCCGCGGTGGCAGAAGGTGTTTCGCTCATGGCTCGATGGGTCCCCGGACGGGCACGGAGCCCGCCAGTTTCGACCCAAACTATGAGTGTCCCGCCCTCGCCCCGGCAAGCCACTTTGTGAAAAGTTTCACAAGGCGCAAGACCTCGCGGTCCAACAGGAATCCAACAAAAAAGCCGGGCCCCGAGAGGAGTCCGGCTTTTGGGAAAAAGTGGGAAATGCGGATCAGGCGCGGCCGAGGTAGCTGTTGTCCTCGGTCTTCACGTTGATCTTCTCACCGACGTTGATGAAGAGCGGCACCTGGACGATCAGGCCGGTTTCCATGGTGGCGGGCTTGTAGACGTTGTTGGCGGAGTCGCCCTTCACGCCTTCCGAGGACTCGGTGACGGTCATCACCATCGAGGCCGGGAGGTCGATCGAGGCCACGGTGCCGTCGGTGAACAGCAGGGTGTAGATGGAGCCCTCCATGAGGTAGTCCTTCACCGGCTCCACGATGTCCTCGAACACGGCGGCATCCTCATAGGTTTCCGGATTGAGGAAGTGGTATCCGCTGCTGTCCTTGTAGGAGTACTCGTGCGGGATGCGCTCGAGCAGAACGCCTTCCATCGAATCGTTCGAGGTCAGGCGGAGGTTGAAGATCTTCTTGGTGCCCACGCTCCGGATCGACATCTGGACGTAGGAGGCCATGCGCGGAGGGGTCTTCAGCTCGTGGCTGACGACGACGCAGACTTCGTTGTTGTGGCGGACGGCGTGTCCCTTGCGGAGGTTGATGACGGGCGTTGAGGCCATGGCTGGCGCGGGGGATAGGCGGCGGGGCGGGTTGAAGCAAGCCGGAAAACTCTCCAACTGCCGGAAATCCAAGCGGGAACGCACGCCGGTACAATCCGGAAGCGGATTTCCAGTTGAACCCGGCGGCCCGGCGGTGCATGGTCATCCCACACAGCAAACGGGGGCGTTCCGGTTTCGACGGGATGTTTGACGCGCTGGTCGCACGTGGAGGTTGATCGGTTGGCCTCTTGAAAAGCCGATCAAAACAAATAAATGCAGACTCTCACGAGCTCGCATTGGCTGCTTAATTGACAGTCACGTCCGAACCCTGATGTCTGTTAAGGGCAAGGACGACACTCAACAGGCTGGGCTGGAAGCCGGGTAACCGGGCGTCCGGTCGAGATCAAACAGGTTTCTAGGAAAGACAACGCTGTCCGCAGGCCCAGTCTCTCCGAAATACCAGACCGCGGACTAAACGTGTAGAAGCCAGAGCTGATGGCGTTTCGGACACGGGTTCGACTCCCGTCGCCTCCACCATCTGACCCTCAACAGGTAACGCTGTTGAGGGTCTCTTTTTTTTGGAGGAAAGCCGCCTCTACTTACTTCCGCTCTGCCGGAGCGAAGAGCTGGAATTCGCAGATCGAGGGTTCGTTGGCCGATTCCCGGATGTTGAGGCGGACGTAGCGGGCGGTGACCGGGGTGAAACTGGCACTGAATCCGGGATCGATGGATTTTCCCTCGTGGAAGGTTTCCCAGACATCGCCCTTCTTGTATTCGAGCGTGAAGCGTTTCCCGGTGCTTGCGGTCACGATGATGGCCGCCCGGTCGAAGGTTTGCTCGCTTCCCAGATCGACTTCCATCCATCCCGTGTGGACTCCCACCTCGGTCGTCCAACGGGTGGTTTCCCTGCCATCGAGCGCGCTGGCCGCCGAGTAACGCTTCACGTTGCCGAAAATGTTGCGGACGCTCGATGCGCTGCCCTTTTTGCCCTCCGTAATCGGCACGTTGTGGCTCTCCACCGGGATCGGAGTCATGTCCGAGGCTGGCTTGTCGATCTCCAGGGCGATGATCGTATCAATCTCCTTGCGATCCGTTTTGGGGATTTGGATCTTCAATCCCCCGTCCGTTTGCTGGAGAGTGACTTCACCGCCGGTGAGCACCCGGCTTGAGAGCACCTTGGCCGGGAGAGGTGGCAGGGTCAGTGTATCTTCCGGCCAATCCAGCACGTGGAGGTAGATCGTTTTCACCTTGCGGGTGGAGACGAGGTGCTTGGCGGGCATATAAGGTCCGCCTTGGGTGCCGTAGATGCTTTCGCCATTCGCTTGCATCCACGCTCCCATTTCCTTGAGACGTTCCACGTGTTCCGGTTCGAGCGTGCCATCGGGTTTCGGGCTCACATTGAAAAGGAAATTGCCGTTTCCGCCCGCAGCTTGGATGAGCGACCGGAGGCATGTCTTCAACGGCTTGGTCTCATCCTTGGAGCGCCACGACCATCCTCTGGAAACCGTCATGCAGGTTTCCCACGGGTCCTTCATATTGAAGCCCCCGACCTTTTGCTCCGGGGTGGAGAAATCCCCGGCACCACCCCCGGCGCGGTTGTTGATGAGGATATCGGGTTGGAGCCTGCGGACGAATTTCACGTTCTCCCAGCCCATCTGCTGGTTGAACTCCTGCGGCACATCGAACCAGATCGATTGCAGAGGGCCGTAGTTTTTAACCAGTTCGGTCAACTGCGCCTCCATATAGCGGCGGTAGGCGGGCTGGTCGGACTTCTCGCGCCTCACGGTGCCCGCCGGGCTGGTGCGCGGGAAATCCGGCTGGTGCCAGTCGCACACCGAATAGTAGATTCCCAGCGGCATGCCTTCGCGGTGGCAGGCTTCGGAGAGAGCCTTCACCACGTCGCGCGCCAATGGCGAATGCATCACGTTGTAGTCGCTTTGTTTCGTATCCCACATCGAGAAGCCGTCGTGATGCTTGGAGGTGAAAACGATGTATTTCATCCCTGCCGCTTTGGCGGTAGCCACCCAGCCGTTCACATCGAGCTTGGGTGCTTCCAGCTTCTTGTAGAGATTGTCGTATTTTTCGATCGTCATCGATTCGGACTCGCCACGTGACCAACTGATCCGTGTATCTCCGACCACGCAGGGCCCCCAGTGGATGAACATGCCGAACCGGCTGTCCTGCCATGCCTTGAGGCTGGCGGGATCGGGCTTGGCCCACGGCTCGTTTGGCTTCGGGGCGAGGCCTTCGCCTGCATGGACGAGGCTCGTCACGGTCAGGAATGTCGAAGAGACTAGAGCGAAAAAGCGGCCATGCTTGGAAGCTGTTGAGGAAAGAGACGGCATCGGGTGGTGATTGCTTGGTTCAGCAAGTGCGGATGTTGATCAGCAGTTGAAACCCGGGAGATGTGTTTTGGTTTCGTTGGAAAAAGTTTGAAATTGTTTGGATCGTTCTGACGCATCGGTGGTTCATCCAGAAGCATGTGGTGCTACATCCAATTCATCTTCACGCTTCTTGTCGTGGTTCCCGGACTCTCTCTGGGAAAGCCCCAGGCTCGCATCGAGGGGGACATCGTCACGATCGAGAACAGCACGCTCAAGCGCACCATCACTACGAAAGGCGGCGTCTCCACGACCTCGATCCTCAACAAGCTGGATGGCAAAACCCTCGCTCCTGAAAGCGCCCGCGAGTTCATTCTTCACTTGAAGGATGGATCGATGCTTTCGCCGTCGGATTTCTCCATCGTGTCGAGGACGTCCGACAATCCGGTGGTGGATGGCAAGGAAGTCGCACGCGTGGAGATCGTGATGAAATCGGCCCGTTCCGCCGTGGAGGCAAAGCTGATTTATCTATTGGGATCGGACGACAGCTTCTCACGAAAGTCACTCGAACTCACGCCCGCCGCGGATCTCGAACTCACCCGGATCGATCTGGAGTCGCTGCAACTGGCGCAAGCCTACCAACCCTATACCATCTCCCAGATCACCGCCCGTGGTCCCGGTAAATGGCGACCCGGTCTCGGCCAACCCCTCTACACCAGGGAGTCGGGAACCTTTTGGGGAATCGAGCATCCGGCCTCCATCAACACGGCCAAGGTTGGAGATCTCACTTGTTCCTACCTTGTCGGAAAGACCCTCAAAGCCGGTCAGCGCTACACGACCTGTTCTTCCGTGCTCGGAGTCGCCGATTCACCGGATTTCGTCAAAGAGGCCTTCTTTGATTACATCGATCAAACCCGCATCCGCCCGCTGCGCCTCCAGGTCCAATACAACTGCTGGTTCGACCAGGGAAAGAACGTCGAGGCCGCCCCATTCATCGCTTCGATCCGGAAGATCCATGATGAGCTCAACGTCGCCCGCGGAGTCCCGCCGCTCTCCGCTTACGTCATCGACGATGGATGGCAGGATACCTCCGAT belongs to Luteolibacter ambystomatis and includes:
- a CDS encoding elongation factor P; this translates as MASTPVINLRKGHAVRHNNEVCVVVSHELKTPPRMASYVQMSIRSVGTKKIFNLRLTSNDSMEGVLLERIPHEYSYKDSSGYHFLNPETYEDAAVFEDIVEPVKDYLMEGSIYTLLFTDGTVASIDLPASMVMTVTESSEGVKGDSANNVYKPATMETGLIVQVPLFINVGEKINVKTEDNSYLGRA
- a CDS encoding alpha-L-fucosidase, which encodes MTSLVHAGEGLAPKPNEPWAKPDPASLKAWQDSRFGMFIHWGPCVVGDTRISWSRGESESMTIEKYDNLYKKLEAPKLDVNGWVATAKAAGMKYIVFTSKHHDGFSMWDTKQSDYNVMHSPLARDVVKALSEACHREGMPLGIYYSVCDWHQPDFPRTSPAGTVRREKSDQPAYRRYMEAQLTELVKNYGPLQSIWFDVPQEFNQQMGWENVKFVRRLQPDILINNRAGGGAGDFSTPEQKVGGFNMKDPWETCMTVSRGWSWRSKDETKPLKTCLRSLIQAAGGNGNFLFNVSPKPDGTLEPEHVERLKEMGAWMQANGESIYGTQGGPYMPAKHLVSTRKVKTIYLHVLDWPEDTLTLPPLPAKVLSSRVLTGGEVTLQQTDGGLKIQIPKTDRKEIDTIIALEIDKPASDMTPIPVESHNVPITEGKKGSASSVRNIFGNVKRYSAASALDGRETTRWTTEVGVHTGWMEVDLGSEQTFDRAAIIVTASTGKRFTLEYKKGDVWETFHEGKSIDPGFSASFTPVTARYVRLNIRESANEPSICEFQLFAPAERK